A genomic stretch from Arachis stenosperma cultivar V10309 chromosome 3, arast.V10309.gnm1.PFL2, whole genome shotgun sequence includes:
- the LOC130965981 gene encoding uncharacterized protein LOC130965981: protein MMKVHPSSKKRTNHRSQNAIVSSNPNPNNTKKLWRLPHVFASVLELPLHSDDDVSIDETTQFLRFVASCKCRGSSSCRVSAEAVEIVPGITKIVIKGMDGGDCFAEQCYGFRFRLPPWTRPEMATAVCSGGKLVVMVPMTKTRGN from the coding sequence ATGATGAAGGTGCACCCTTCTTCAAAGAAACGAACCAACCATCGTTCCCAAAACGCCATCGTTTCATCGAACCCAAACCCAAACAATACCAAGAAGCTTTGGAGACTTCCGCACGTGTTCGCCAGCGTTCTTGAACTCCCTCTCCATTCAGACGACGACGTTTCGATTGACGAAACCACGCAGTTTCTCCGATTTGTTGCGTCGTGCAAGTGTAGAGGCTCTTCTTCTTGTCGAGTGAGTGCAGAGGCTGTAGAGATTGTTCCTGGAATAACCAAGATCGTGATCAAGGGAATGGATGGTGGAGATTGTTTTGCCGAGCAGTGTTATGGTTTTCGGTTTAGGCTTCCACCGTGGACTAGGCCGGAGATGGCCACGGCGGTTTGTAGCGGAGGAAAGCTGGTCGTCATGGTGCCAATGACCAAGACCAGAGGGAATTGA